In Chloroflexota bacterium, the following proteins share a genomic window:
- a CDS encoding amino acid ABC transporter ATP-binding protein, translating into MIVIQGAVKRFGRVEALRGVDLTVRRGEVVVIIGPSGSGKSTLLRCINHLESLDEGCIIVDGIPLTQAENINRVRAEVGIVFQQFNLFPHLTALENITLAQRVVRKRTREESERIGMELLKKVGIPEKAHAYPAQLSGGQQQRVAIARALAMQPKIMLFDEPTSALDPEMIKEVLDVMLALAKEGMTMVVVSHEMGFARAAADRIIFMDEGVIVEETTPELLFTAPKHERTKLFLSKILH; encoded by the coding sequence ATTATCGTCATTCAGGGAGCCGTAAAACGATTTGGGCGTGTGGAAGCCCTGCGCGGGGTGGACCTCACCGTGCGCCGAGGCGAGGTGGTCGTCATCATCGGCCCCAGCGGTTCGGGCAAGTCCACACTCCTGCGCTGCATCAACCACCTGGAAAGCCTGGACGAAGGGTGCATCATCGTGGACGGCATCCCGCTGACCCAGGCCGAGAACATCAACCGGGTGCGCGCCGAGGTGGGCATCGTGTTCCAGCAGTTCAACCTGTTCCCGCACCTCACGGCGCTGGAGAACATCACGCTGGCCCAGCGCGTAGTGCGCAAGCGCACACGCGAGGAGTCGGAGCGCATCGGGATGGAACTCCTGAAGAAAGTGGGCATTCCCGAGAAAGCCCACGCCTACCCGGCCCAACTGTCCGGCGGGCAGCAGCAGCGGGTGGCCATTGCCCGCGCCCTGGCCATGCAGCCCAAGATCATGCTGTTTGACGAGCCGACGTCGGCGCTGGACCCGGAGATGATCAAAGAAGTGCTGGATGTGATGCTGGCGCTGGCGAAAGAGGGGATGACGATGGTGGTGGTGTCGCACGAGATGGGGTTTGCGCGCGCCGCCGCCGACCGCATCATCTTCATGGACGAGGGCGTCATCGTGGAGGAGACCACGCCCGAACTCCTGTTCACCGCGCCAAAGCACGAGCGAACGAAACTGTTCCTGAGCAAGATTCTGCACTAG